In Juglans microcarpa x Juglans regia isolate MS1-56 chromosome 8D, Jm3101_v1.0, whole genome shotgun sequence, the following are encoded in one genomic region:
- the LOC121241988 gene encoding MRN complex-interacting protein, translated as MSTIFIAVQCCQCSTMQVKQQHKKKSKIVNKWTCVVCNQRQSIRKVFAQGFMAKDLRHFVQTFNMSRKSSDHQPTNLHGTPLPESQQVEEEDITNDGSPCRHRKRRSDWSEYLDSERDDRIKGELEATEEELGGGFEPKIVTELPEGMFKKPKLKNSFAVVDAGEGESDVLYKPVFSKRNSSSKRFISQDKELSCRPWMTASSSSKGNEYMRQDEDKPRRKVQLPMATAARVSKWNDYMTTHDDTELELASGTNIEEHHGDQWSDDILELETITHDQRVEDDVHPDFMC; from the exons ATGTCGACGATCTTCATTGCGGTTCAATGCTGCCAATGCTCCACAATGCAG GTGAAGCAGCAGCACAAGAAGAAGAGCAAGATCGTTAACAAGTGGACGTGCGTGGTGTGCAACCAGAGGCAGTCCATCCGGAAGGTGTTCGCCCAGGGCTTCATGGCCAAGGACCTTCGCCACTTCGTCCAGACCTTCAACATGTCCCGCAAGTCCTCCGATCACCAACCAACTAACCTCCACGGAACTCCTCTTCCGGAATCGCAACAAgtcgaagaagaagatattaCCAACGACGGGTCTCCGTGCCGTCACAGGAAGAGACGAAGCGATTGGAGCGAGTATCTTGACTCGGAGCGCGACGATCGCATCAAAGGAGAATTAGAAGCAACAGAAGAAGAATTAG GTGGTGGTTTTGAGCCAAAGATCGTGACAGAGTTGCCGGAGGGAATGTTCAAGAAACCAAAATTGAAGAACTCCTTTGCAGTGGTTGATGCTGGAGAAGGAGAAAGCGATGTCCTTTACAAGCCGGTTTTCTCGAAGAGAAATTCCAGCAGCAAAAGATTTATCTCCCAAG ACAAAGAGCTGAGTTGTCGGCCATGGATGACTGCCAGTAGCTCTTCTAAGGGGAATGAGTACATGAGACAGGATGAAGACAAGCCAAGGAGAAAGGTTCAGCTGCCGATGGCAACTGCTGCGCGAGTTTCCAAATGGAACGACTACATGACAACTCACGATGACACCGAATTGGAACTCGCCAGTGGTACAAATATAGAAGAACATCATGGAGATCAATGGAGCGATGATATCTTGGAGTTGGAGACCATAACCCATGATCAAAGAGTAGAAGATGATGTCCACCCTGATTTCATGTGCTGA
- the LOC121241985 gene encoding polyadenylate-binding protein 3, protein MAAAAISAQTAPASVTSQHVTTGSEVATVALANPSLYVGDLDPSVDEGQLLDVFGQVAQVVSIRVCRDQTRRSSLGYAYVNYANAQDAALAMGVLNYTPINGKPIRIMYSHRDPSVRKSGYANVFIKNLDTSIDNKALHETFAAFGTVLSSKVVVDSNGQSRGHGYVQFENEESAQNAIKQLNGMLINDKKVYVGLFVRRQERSQANGSPKFTNVYVKNLPEKTTDEDLKKLFGTYGTITSAVVMTDSNGKSRCFGFVNFQSPDAAAAAVDKLNGVAAIDDNVLFVGRAQSKAEREAELKAKFEQERISRYEKLQGANLYLKNLDDSINDDKLKELFSEFGTITSCKIMLGPQGQSKGSGFVAFSTPEEAAKALDEMNGKIIGRKPLYVAVAQRKEERKARLQAHFSQIQAHGGMAPLPSGIPGFHPGAPRFASQQLYFGQGNPGLIPPQPAGYGFQQQLLPGMRPGVSPNFIMPYHLQRQGQPGQRMGVRRGGNLLPQQLMHRNPHQGPRYMGNSRNGMDASVVPQGVVGPVMPVPFDGSGMPVTSTDIQRPGRVHISALLSALASATPENQRAMLGEQLYPHVEKLESNNASKVTGMLLEMDQSEVIHLLESPDALKQKVAEAMEVLLKAASESGVSDQLGSLAE, encoded by the exons ATGGCGGCGGCGGCGATATCGGCTCAGACAGCTCCAGCGTCAGTGACTTCTCAGCATGTGACGACGGGGTCGGAGGTGGCGACTGTGGCGCTCGCGAACCCGTCGCTGTATGTGGGGGATCTCGACCCGAGCGTGGACGAGGGGCAGCTGCTCGATGTGTTCGGCCAGGTGGCTCAGGTCGTGTCCATTAGGGTTTGTAGGGATCAGACCCGGAGGTCCTCTCTCGGCTACGCTTATGTCAATTACGCCAACGCTCAGGACG CTGCCCTTGCTATGGGGGTTTTGAATTATACTCCTATAAATGGGAAACCTATCAGGATTATGTATTCTCATCGAGATCCTAGTGTTCGGAAAAGTGGATATGCCAATGTTTTCATTAAGAACCTGGACACATCAATAGATAACAAGGCATTGCATGAAACTTTTGCTGCCTTTGGGACTGTCCTTTCTTCCAAGGTGGTCGTTGACAGCAATGGTCAGTCAAGGGGTCATGGATATGTACAGTTTGAAAATGAGGAATCAGCACAAAATGCAATCAAACAATTGAATGGCATgctgataaatgataaaaaggTTTATGTTGGACTTTTTGTTCGACGTCAAGAAAGGTCTCAAGCAAATGGATCGCCAAAGTTTACTAATGTTTATGTGAAAAATCTGCCTGAAAAAACTACTGATGAAGACCTCAAGAAACTTTTTGGCACCTATGGTACAATCACCAGTGCAGTTGTTATGACGGACTCAAATGGGAAGTCCAgatgttttggttttgtaaACTTCCAGAGCCCAGATGCTGCTGCTGCAGCAGTTGATAAGTTGAATGGGGTTGCGGCCATTGATGACAATGTTTTATTTGTAGGGAGGGCTCAGAGTAAAGCAGAAAGGGAGGCAGAATTGAAGGCCAAATTTGAACAGGAAAGAATTAGTAGATATGAAAAATTACAAGGTGCTAATTTGTATCTGAAAAATCTTGACGACAGCATCAATGATGACAAGCTGAAGGAGTTATTCTCTGAGTTTGGAACGATAACGTCATGCAAG ATCATGCTTGGTCCACAAGGTCAGAGCAAAGGATCTGGCTTTGTGGCATTTTCTACACCAGAGGAAGCTGCTAAAGCT CTGGATGAAATGAATGGAAAGATCATTGGACGGAAACCTCTGTATGTTGCTGTTGCCCAgcggaaagaagagagaaaggcTCGGCTCCAG GCACATTTTTCTCAAATCCAAGCCCATGGTGGGATGGCTCCGTTGCCTTCGGGAATTCCTGGATTTCATCCTGGGGCGCCTAGATTTGCTTCACAGCAGTTGTATTTTGGTCAAGGTAATCCTGGTCTGATACCCCCTCAGCCTGCGGGTTACGGCTTCCAACAGCAACTTTTACCTGGAATGCGACCGGGTGTTTCTCCAAACTTCATTATGCCATACCACCTTCAGCGGCAAGGACAACCAGGGCAGCGGATGGGTGTGAGGCGAGGTGGAAACCTTCTACCGCAGCAG TTAATGCATCGTAACCCTCACCAAGGCCCTAGATATATGGGAAATTCTCGAAATGGCATGGATGCATCTGTGGTTCCTCAAGGTGTTGTGGGTCCAGTGATGCCAGTGCCTTTTGATGGTTCAGGGATGCCAGTGACTTCTACTGATATCCAAAGACCTGGACGAGTGCATATCTCAGCACTTTTATCAGCTTTGGCTTCTGCTACCCCAGAGAATCAGCGAGCA ATGCTCGGTGAACAACTTTATCCCCATGTTGAGAAGCTCGAGTCCAATAATGCCTCAAAGGTGACTGGGATGTTGCTGGAGATGGACCAATCTGAGGTAATCCATCTCCTTGAATCTCCAGACGCTCTGAAACAGAAGGTGGCCGAGGCAATGGAAGTCCTCCTTAAAGCTGCATCAGAGTCTGGTGTTAGTGATCAGCTAGGCTCATTGGCTGAATGA
- the LOC121243234 gene encoding hypoxanthine-guanine phosphoribosyltransferase isoform X1, with product MASLHSHIETVLWTKDEISCRVTELASEISTDFGAADSPVLVGVATGAFIFLADLVRNIQLPISVDFVRAESYGCGTLSSGVPKFSLDLKVDVKGKHVILVEDIVDTGNTLSCLIAYLESKGASSVSVCALLDKPTRRKVHFQLVGEGKFYRGFECPDYFVVGYGMDFAELYRNLPYVGVLKPECYK from the exons ATGGCGTCGTTGCACTCTCACATAGAGACAGTCCTATGGACCAAGGACGAAATCTCCTGCCGGGTCACCGAGCTCGCCTCCGAAATCTCTACCGATTTCGGCGCCGCCGATTCACCGGTCCTTGTTGGCGTTGCAACCGGCGCCTTCATCTTCTTGGCCGACCTGGTCAGGAACATCCAACTTCCCATTTCCGTCGATTTCGTTCGCGCCGAATCCTACGGCTGCGGCACCCTCTCCAGTGGTGTCCCCAAATTCTCTCTCGACTTGAAGGTTGATGTCAAGGGCAAGCACGTCATTCTG GTTGAGGACATTGTTGACACGGGAAACACTCTGTCCTGTCTGATTGCGTATTTGGAATCAAAAGGAGCATCCTCTGTATCAGTGTGTGCCTTACTTGACAAACCAACAAGAAGAAAGGTTCATTTTCAGCTCGTGGGTGAAGGGAAGTTTTACCGGGGTTTTGAG TGCCCAGATTATTTTGTAGTTGGTTATGGAATGGACTTTGCAGAGTTATATAGGAACCTGCCTTATGTTGGTGTCTTGAAGCCTGAATGTTACAAGTGA
- the LOC121243234 gene encoding hypoxanthine phosphoribosyltransferase isoform X2 codes for MASLHSHIETVLWTKDEISCRVTELASEISTDFGAADSPVLVGVATGAFIFLADLVRNIQLPISVDFVRAESYGCGTLSSGVPKFSLDLKVDVKGKHVILVEDIVDTGNTLSCLIAYLESKGASSVSVCALLDKPTRRKVHFQLVGEGKFYRGFEVSKGRGAWAGTTFPLES; via the exons ATGGCGTCGTTGCACTCTCACATAGAGACAGTCCTATGGACCAAGGACGAAATCTCCTGCCGGGTCACCGAGCTCGCCTCCGAAATCTCTACCGATTTCGGCGCCGCCGATTCACCGGTCCTTGTTGGCGTTGCAACCGGCGCCTTCATCTTCTTGGCCGACCTGGTCAGGAACATCCAACTTCCCATTTCCGTCGATTTCGTTCGCGCCGAATCCTACGGCTGCGGCACCCTCTCCAGTGGTGTCCCCAAATTCTCTCTCGACTTGAAGGTTGATGTCAAGGGCAAGCACGTCATTCTG GTTGAGGACATTGTTGACACGGGAAACACTCTGTCCTGTCTGATTGCGTATTTGGAATCAAAAGGAGCATCCTCTGTATCAGTGTGTGCCTTACTTGACAAACCAACAAGAAGAAAGGTTCATTTTCAGCTCGTGGGTGAAGGGAAGTTTTACCGGGGTTTTGAG GTGAGTAAAGGGCGAGGAGCTTGGGCAGGGACTACATTCCCATTAGAATCATAA
- the LOC121243637 gene encoding LRR receptor-like serine/threonine-protein kinase RGI5 produces MSQMGNTVHFVTFSLFFFYLTLTKILMVTSLSPDGQALLSLLSAADPSAKSSSSILSTWNPSSPTPCTWQGITCSPQNRVISLSLPNTFLNLSSLPQQLSSLSSLQLLNLSSTNVSGTIPPSFGQLTHLRLLDLSSNSLSGPIPPELGTLSLLQFLFLNSNRLSGRIPQQLANLTSLEVLCLQDNLLNGSIPSQLGSLISLQQFRVGGNPYLTGVIPIQLGLLTNLTTFGAAATGLSGVIPPTFGNLINLQTLALYDTDVFGSIPSEIGLCSELRNLYLHMNKLTGSIPPQLGKLQKLTSLLLWGNALTGPIPAALSNCSSLVIFDASANELSGEIPGDLGKLMVLEQLHLSDNALTGKIPSRLCNCTSLTAIQLDKNQLSGEIPLQVGNLKFLQSFFLWGNLVTGTVPYSFGNCTELYALDLSRNKLTGSIPEEIFSLKKLSKLLLLGNSLSGGLPRSVANCMSLVRLRLGENQLSGQIPREIGQLQNLVFLDLFMNQFSGGLPIEIANIMVLELFDVHNNHITGEIPSQLGELVNLELLDLSRNSFTGEIPWSFGNFSYLNKLILSNNLLTGSIPTSIRNLQKLTLLDLSYNSLSGAIPPEIGYVKSLTISLDLSSNGLTGEIPETMASLTQLQSLDLSHNMLYGKIKVLGSLTSLTSLNISYNNFSGTIPVTPFFRTLSLNSYLENPKLCESIDGSTCSKSLIRRNGLKSSKTVALISVILASVTILVLASWILVMRNHKYMVEKSSGTSPSSSGAEDFSYPWTFIPFQKLNFSIDNILDCLKDENVIGKGCSGVVYRAEMPSGELIAVKKLWKSKNDEEPVDSFAAEIQILGHIRHRNIVKLLGYCSNRSVKLLLYNYISNGNLQQLLQGNRNLDWETRYKIAVGSAQGLAYLHHDCVPAILHRDVKCNNILLDSKFEAYLADFGLAKLMNSPNYNHAMSRVAGSYGYIAPEYGYTMNITEKSDVYSYGVVLLEILSGRSAVESRLGDGLHIVEWVKKKMGSFEPAISVLDTKLHGLPDQMVQEMLQTLGIAMFCVNSSPAERPTMKEVVALLMEVKSPPEEWGKTSQPLIKQSSNQS; encoded by the exons ATGTCCCAAATGGGAAATACGGTCCATTTTGTTACATTTTCCCTGTTCTTCTTCTACCTAACCCTGACCAAAATATTGATGGTTACTTCCCTCTCACCTGATGGACAGGCCCTTCTCTCCCTCCTTTCTGCTGCTGACCCTTCTGCCAAATCTTCCTCCTCCATTCTTTCCACATGGAACCCATCAAGCCCAACCCCATGTACCTGGCAAGGCATCACATGCTCCCCACAAAACAGAgtcatctccctctctctgccCAACACATTCCTCAATCTTTCCTCTCTACCCCAACAGCTCTCCTCCCTATCATCTCTACAGCTTCTCAACCTCTCCTCCACCAATGTCTCCGGCACCATACCCCCCTCCTTTGGCCAACTCACTCATCTTCGCCTCCTTGACCTCTCCTCCAATTCTCTCTCGGGTCCCATTCCTCCAGAACTcggcactctctctctcctacagttccttttcttGAACTCCAACAGACTGTCTGGTAGGATACCTCAACAACTTGCTAATCTTACCTCGCTTGAAGTTCTTTGTCTCCAAGACAATCTCCTGAATGGGTCAATACCATCACAGCTAGGCTCTTTGATTTCTCTCCAACAGTTTCGAGTAGGGGGTAACCCATATCTAACTGGAGTGATTCCTATTCAATTAGGACTACTCACCAATCTCACTACATTTGGTGCCGCGGCCACTGGTCTTTCCGGTGTGATACCGCCTACATTTGGGAACTTGATCAATCTACAAACGCTGGCACTTTACGATACTGATGTATTTGGTTCTATACCATCTGAAATTGGGCTGTGTTCGGAACTAAGGAACTTGTATTTGCACATGAACAAGCTCACTGGTTCAATCCCTCCTCAACTGGGTAAGTTGCAAAAGCTCACCAGCTTGCTTCTTTGGGGCAATGCACTAACTGGACCAATCCCAGCCGCGCTTTCCAATTGTTCATCGCTTGTGATATTTGATGCCTCTGCCAATGAGCTTTCTGGAGAAATCCCCGGTGACTTGGGGAAGCTAATGGTTCTTGAACAGCTTCATCTGTCAGACAATGCACTGACTGGAAAAATTCCATCGCGGTTATGCAATTGCACAAGCCTCACAGCTATTCAGCTCGATAAGAATCAGTTATCAGGGGAGATTCCATTGCAGGTTGGTAACTTGAAATTCTTGCAAAGTTTTTTCTTGTGGGGAAATTTGGTGACGGGAACCGTACCATACTCATTTGGGAACTGCACAGAACTCTATGCGCTTGACCTTTCGAGGAACAAGCTTACAGGGTCTATCCCAGAAGAGATTTTCAGTTTGAAGAAGCTGAGCAAGCTTCTGCTTCTGGGGAACTCTTTATCAGGAGGGTTGCCTCGAAGTGTTGCCAATTGTATGTCTTTAGTGAGGTTGAGGCTTGGGGAGAACCAGCTTTCAGGTCAGATTCCTAGGGAGATAGGACAACTGCAAAATCTTGTCTTTCTTGACTTGTTCATGAACCAATTCTCTGGTGGCCTTCCGATTGAGATTGCTAACATTATGGTTCTCGAGCTGTTTGATGTGCACAATAACCACATTACTGGGGAAATCCCATCTCAGCTTGGTGAGCTTGTGAATTTAGAGTTGCTTGATCTCAGCAGAAACAGCTTCACGGGAGAAATTCCTTGGAGTTTTGGTAACTTCAGTTACTTGAACAAGCTAATTCTCAGCAATAATCTCCTGACAGGTTCAATTCCGACGTCCATAAGGAACTTGCAGAAACTAACTTTACTTGATTTGAGCTACAACAGCCTTTCTGGTGCAATTCCACCTGAAATTGGTTATGTAAAAAGCTTGACAATCAGTTTGGACTTGAGCTCCAATGGTTTGACAGGGGAAATACCTGAGACAATGGCCAGTTTGACACAGTTACAATCACTTGATCTTTCCCATAATATGCTTTATGGGAAAATAAAAGTTTTGGGCTCCTTAACTAGTCTAACCTCCCTTAACATTTCCTACAACAATTTCTCTGGTACTATCCCGGTGACACCATTCTTCAGAACCCTATCTTTGAACTCATACCTTGAGAACCCAAAACTCTGTGAGTCCATTGATGGGTCTACGTGTTCTAAAAGTCTGATTAGGAGAAATGGATTAAAATCTTCCAAGACTGTGGCTTTGATTTCCGTTATTCTTGCTTCAGTAACCATTCTAGTTCTTGCATCCTGGATTCTAGTAATGCGTAATCACAAGTATATGGTGGAAAAATCTTCAGGAACATCCCCTTCTTCATCAGGGGCTGAAGATTTCTCTTATCCATGGACTTTCATCCCGTTTCAAAAGCTCAACTTCAGCATTGATAACATCCTCGACTGCCtgaaagatgaaaatgttattgGAAAAGGTTGTTCTGGGGTTGTCTATAGGGCAGAAATGCCCAGTGGTGAGTTGATTGCTGTAAAAAAGCTCTGGAAAAGTAAAAATGATGAAGAACCAGTGGACTCTTTTGCTGCAGAAATTCAGATTCTTGGACACATTCGGCATAGGAACATTGTGAAGCTGCTAGGTTACTGTTCTAATAGGAGTGTCAAGCTACTTCTCTACAACTACATTTCAAATGGTAACTTACAGCAGCTGTTACAGGGGAATAGAAACTTGGATTGGGAAACTAGGTACAAGATTGCAGTTGGATCAGCTCAGGGTCTTGCTTATCTTCATCATGATTGTGTGCCAGCAATTCTTCACAGAGATGTTAAGTGCAATAATATACTTCTAGATTCCAAGTTTGAAGCTTATCTGGCAGATTTTGGCCTCGCGAAATTGATGAACTCTCCAAATTACAATCATGCAATGTCAAGAGTAGCTGGGTCTTATGGTTATATTGCCCCAG AATATGGATACACCATGAACATAACAGAGAAGAGTGATGTCTACAGCTATGGTGTGGTGCTGCTGGAAATTTTAAGTGGGCGTAGTGCAGTTGAGAGCCGATTGGGTGATGGACTCCATATTGTTGAGTGGGTGAAAAAGAAGATGGGAAGCTTTGAGCCAGCCATATCGGTACTAGATACAAAGCTGCATGGCTTACCAGATCAAATGGTGCAAGAGATGCTTCAAACACTTGGAATTGCAATGTTTTGTGTGAACTCTTCACCAGCAGAACGGCCAACAATGAAGGAAGTGGTGGCACTATTAATGGAGGTGAAGAGCCCACCTGAGGAATGGGGAAAGACTTCTCAGCCTCTAATAAAGCAGTCCTCAAATCAAAGttga